A window of the Cystobacter fuscus genome harbors these coding sequences:
- a CDS encoding Sec-independent protein translocase subunit TatA/TatB has product MFNVGAGELIFILVAALVVLGPKQLPEFARAIGKFVREFRRQTDDVRTVVEREFYKMDQEFNDEPRPPVPMGRPAVLPSPVPAVSSESLSSLPAPEASPDAPVAPMPVPGALAASASADSPELPAPSPVPTAEPLPGTVAQDPSKSG; this is encoded by the coding sequence ATGTTCAACGTCGGTGCAGGCGAGCTGATCTTCATCTTGGTGGCGGCGTTGGTGGTGCTCGGCCCGAAGCAGTTGCCCGAGTTCGCCCGGGCCATCGGCAAGTTCGTGCGCGAGTTCCGCCGGCAGACGGACGACGTGCGCACGGTGGTGGAGCGCGAGTTCTACAAGATGGACCAGGAGTTCAACGACGAGCCGCGCCCCCCGGTGCCCATGGGCAGGCCGGCGGTGCTGCCCTCGCCGGTGCCGGCCGTGTCGTCCGAGTCCCTGTCCTCCCTGCCCGCGCCGGAGGCCTCGCCCGACGCCCCGGTGGCGCCCATGCCGGTCCCGGGTGCCCTGGCCGCCTCGGCCTCCGCCGACTCCCCCGAACTGCCCGCCCCCTCTCCCGTTCCCACCGCCGAGCCCCTGCCCGGCACGGTGGCGCAGGACCCCTCCAAGAGCGGCTAG